GTTTGTCGCAGAGAGCCTTCAGCTCTTCGTATCGTTTCTCCCAGTTTATCTGTTTTCTACGTTCGTATGCCCGACACGCCGAGCATACTCCTTCTTCGTCAAATACTATTCCGGGGCGAGTATCGGGCATGACGCATCGCGTGCAGTATTTCATCGCTCTTTCCTCCTTGCAGGTATTCCCATAACCAAATATCCGTCCAGAACATCGGACACCACAACAGATCCAGCCGCAACAAGCGCATTCCTTCCGACGGAGATTCCCTGGATCACAACTGCACCAGTTCCTATATGCGCTCCCTCGCCTACATGCACTCCTCCGGAGAGTACAGCACCGGGGGCGATATGGACGTGCGAAGCTATACGACAGTCGTGATCAACGACCGCACCGCTGTTGACAATGCTGTTTTCACCTAAAAAAACACCGCACTGAACTGTTGCTCCCTCCATTATCTGCACGCCGCGACTAAGGATCACCCGCCTTGAAAGATGAGAACATTTGGAAATAACAGGCGCGGAAAGCGGTT
This DNA window, taken from Aminivibrio sp., encodes the following:
- a CDS encoding DapH/DapD/GlmU-related protein, with protein sequence MMEYSKQHDVKKLLLQGTKSVLEAVQHLNDTGSQILLIVDDSGKLSGTLTDGDIRRCISAGKPLSAPVISKCSHLSRRVILSRGVQIMEGATVQCGVFLGENSIVNSGAVVDHDCRIASHVHIAPGAVLSGGVHVGEGAHIGTGAVVIQGISVGRNALVAAGSVVVSDVLDGYLVMGIPARRKER